One Cucurbita pepo subsp. pepo cultivar mu-cu-16 chromosome LG20, ASM280686v2, whole genome shotgun sequence genomic window carries:
- the LOC111783714 gene encoding starch synthase 3, chloroplastic/amyloplastic, translating into MEVALQAQVSGSWRSTNLSEAQAGSLKFRLIHGNRASSTIPTSLSPLWFRGHLVAGRSFRIVACARHSDSSRRRSRKMSTARLESSAPKGFKPKVPVGASSPKRDQSRDEEKQGSATLKSSTPTEPNQKALKLKVGDEEDLAAKKNDAEVKGSLTSKSTSVGENTAAIDNGMAGRLSGIGKRSLEKGEENEPGETFSDVLDNFAEDEPLETEANLAEEESLKLKLEMEAKAKRQEIERLAKENFFGGNQVFVFPPVVKPDQNIELFFNRSLSILNGEPDVLVMGAFNDWNWKSFTMRLNKANLDGDWWSCQIHVPKEAYKIDFVFFNGKDVYENNNGKDFCIFVEGGMDASTFEDLLLEEKRKELERVAKERAERERQEEETRRIEAEKVASEADRAQAKAETEKRREMVKQLSKMAVKSVDNVWFIKPAEFKGGDSVRLYYNKKSGPLAHAKELWIHGGRNNWTDGLSIIERLVFAEIKDGCDWWYADVIVPDRAIVLDWVLADGPPKKANIYDNNKHLDFHAIVPKVISEELYWAEEEHQIYRKLQEERRLREEAARAKAEETARMKSETKERTMKNFLLSQKHIVFTDPLEVQAGSTVTVFYNPTNTPLNGKPEVWFRGSFNRWSHRKGPLPPQKMLPADGGSHVKATVKVPLDAYMMDFVFSELEDGGIFDNKNGMDYHIPVTGGIIKEPPLHIVHIAVEMAPIAKVGGLGDVVTSLSRAIQDLNHNVDIVLPKYDCLNLSNVENFHHRQNYFWGGTEIKVWFGKVEGLSVYFLEPQNGLFWSGCIYGCANDGERFAFFCNAALEFLLQGGFHPDIIHCHDWSSAPVAWLFKEQYMHYGLTKARVVFTIHNLEFGAQLIGKAMLFSDKATTVSNFSLLIXGNPVIAPHLYKFHGIVNGIDPDIWDPYNDKFIPVSYTSENVVEGKRAAKEALQQRLGLSRSDLPLVGIITRLTHQKGIHLIKHAIWRALDRGGQVVLLGSAPDPRIQNDFVNLANQLHSSYADRARLYLTYDEPLSHLIYAGADMILVPSIFEPCGLTQLTAMRYGSVPVVRKTGGLHDTVFDVDHDKERAQAAGLEPNGFNFEGADPSGVDYALNRAISAWYNDRSWFHSLCKRVMEQDWSWNRPALDYLELYHAARK; encoded by the exons ATGGAGGTGGCACTTCAAGCACAAGTGTCGGGGAGTTGGAGGAGCACGAATTTGAGTGAGGCACAAGCGGGGAGTTTGAAGTTCAGACTCATTCATGGAAATAGAGCATCGTCTACTATTCCTACTTCACTG TCTCCCTTATGGTTCAGAGGGCATCTTGTAGCCGGGAGGTCGTTCAGAATTGTTGCCTGTGCCCGTCATTCAG ATTCTTCAAGGAGGAGATCTAGGAAAATGTCAACAGCGAGACTTGAAAGCTCTGCACCAAAGGGATTCAAACCCAAAGTTCCTGTTGGAGCAAGCAGCCCTAAAAGAGATCAGAGTCGAGATGAAGAGAAACAAGGCTCTGCAACGCTAAAATCTAGTACACCCACAGAGCCCAATCAGAAAGCACTTAAATTGAAGGTAGGGGATGAGGAGGACTTAGCAGCTAAAAAGAACGATGCAGAAGTTAAAGGATCTTTGACAAGTAAATCTACTTCTGTTGGTGAAAATACTGCAGCAATAGACAATGGAATGGCAGGTAGGTTAAGTGGGATAGGAAAAAGATCACTGGAGaaaggagaggagaatgaaccAGGTGAAACATTTTCAGATGTCCTAGATAACTTTGCGGAAGATGAACCCCTCGAGACAGAAGCAAATTTAGCTGAGGAAGAATCTTTAAAGCTAAAATTGGAGATGGAAGCAAAAGCAAAGAGACAGGAAATTGAGAGACTGGCTAAGGAAAACTTTTTCGGTGGAAATCAAGTGTTCGTTTTTCCTCCAGTTGTTAAACCTGATCAAAATATAGAATTGTTCTTTAATAGGAGTCTTTCCATTCTGAATGGAGAGCCAGATGTTTTGGTCATGGGAGCATTCAATGACTGGAATTGGAAATCTTTCACAATGAGGCTAAACAAAGCAAATCTAGATGGGGATTGGTGGTCTTGTCAGATTCATGTTCCCAAAGAGGCTTACAAGATAGACTTCGTCTTCTTTAATGGTAAAGATGtctatgaaaataataatggaaagGATTTCTGCATATTTGTGGAAGGCGGAATGGATGCCTCTACGTTTGAAGATTTATTATTGGAGGAGAAACGTAAAGAACTGGAAAGAGTTGCAAAAGAGAGGGCTGAAAGGGAAAGACAAGAAGAAGAGACGAGGCGAATAGAAGCTGAGAAGGTTGCTAGTGAAGCTGACCGAGCCCAGGCGAAGGCAGAGactgaaaaaagaagagagatggTAAAACAGCTTTCAAAAATGGCagtgaaatctgttgataatGTTTGGTTCATTAAACCTGCTGAGTTTAAAGGTGGAGACTCAGTCAGGTTAtactataataaaaaatcaggTCCTCTGGCTCATGCAAAAGAGCTTTGGATTCATGGTGGGCGTAATAATTGGACAGATGGATTATCCATTATTGAAAGGCTTGTCTTTGCTGAGATAAAAGACGGTTGTGATTGGTGGTATGCTGATG TAATAGTACCTGACCGAGCCATTGTTCTGGATTGGGTTCTTGCTGATGGACCACCAAAAAAGGCAAATATTTATGATAACAACAAACATCTTGATTTCCATGCCATTGTTCCAAAAGTCATTTCTGAGGAGCTTTACTGGGCTGAGGAAGAACATCAGATTTATAGGAAACTTCAGGAAGAGAGAAGATTAAGGGAGGAGGCTGCTCGTGCCAAG GCTGAAGAAACTGCCCGTATGAAATCTGAGACAAAGGAAAGAACCATGAAAAACTTTTTGTTGTCACAGAAGCACATAGTGTTTACTGATCCTCTTGAGGTTCAAGCAGGAAGCACAGTGACAGTCTTTTACAATCCTACCAATACCCCTCTGAATGGAAAACCCGAAGTATGGTTCAGAGGTTCATTTAATCGTTGGTCCCACCGTAAGGGTCCATTGCCACCACAAAAAATGTTGCCTGCAGATGGTGGCAGCCATGTGAAAGCCACTG TTAAGGTTCCGTTGGACGCATATATGAtggattttgtattttctgaATTGGAAGATGGTGGGATATTTGACAATAAGAATGGCATGGATTACCATATACCTGTGACGGGTGGAATAATTAAGGAGCCACCATTGCACATTGTGCATATAGCTGTAGAAATGGCCCCTATTGCAAAG GTTGGAGGTCTTGGTGATGTTGTGACTAGTTTATCCCGTGCCATTCAAGATTTGAACCACAATGTGGACATTGTTCTTCCTAAATATGACTGTCTGAACCTCAGCAAT GTGGAAAATTTTCACCATCGACAAAATTATTTCTGGGGCGGAACAGAAATAAAAGTCTGGTTCGGAAAAGTGGAAGGGCTCTCTGTTTACTTTTTGGAGCCTCAAAATGG ATTGTTTTGGTCAGGTTGTATATATGGTTGTGCAAATGATGGGGAGAGGTTTGCTTTCTTTTGTAATGCTGCTCTTGAATTCTTACTCCAAGGAGGATTTCATCCT GATATTATCCATTGCCATGATTGGTCTAGTGCACCAGTTGCTTGGTTATTCAAGGAACAATACATGCACTATGGCCTTACTAAAGCGCGGGTTGTCTTCACTATTCACAATTTAGAGTTCGGAGCGCAGCTTATTGGGAAAGCAATGTTGTTCTCGGACAAGGCTACAACTGTTAGTAATTTCTCGTTATTAA ttNCGGGAAATCCTGTCATTGCTCCCCATCTCTACAAGTTTCATGGCATAGTGAATGGAATTGACCCTGACATATGGGACCCATATAATGACAAGTTTATTCCT GTATCTTACACTTCCGAGAATGTTGTTGAGGGAAAAAGGGCTGCTAAGGAAGCATTACAACAGAGACTTGGCCTAAGTAGGTCTGATCTTCCTTTAGTAGGAATTATCACTCGCCTAACTCATCAAAAGGGTATCCATCTGATCAAGCATGCTATCTGGCGAGCTCTAGATCGGGGTGGACAG GTCGTGTTGCTTGGTTCAGCTCCTGATCCACGCATTCAAAATGATTTTGTGAATTTAGCGAATCAGTTGCACTCATCTTATGCAGACCGAGCTCGCCTTTATTTGACTTATGATGAGCCTCTTTCGCACTTG ATTTATGCTGGTGCAGATATGATACTGGTCCCTTCAATTTTTGAGCCATGTGGTCTAACTCAGCTCACTGCAATGAGATATGGTTCCGTTCCTGTTGTTCGAAAAACTGGAG GACTTCATGACACAGTGTTTGATGTCGATCATGATAAAGAAAGAGCACAAGCAGCAGGGCTTGAACCAAATGGATTCAATTTTGAAGGAGCAGATCCATCTGGTGTTGATTATGCTCTTAATAG AGCAATCTCTGCATGGTATAACGATCGAAGTTGGTTCCATTCATTGTGCAAGAGAGTGATGGAGCAAGACTGGTCTTGGAATCGGCCTGCTCTCGACTACTTGGAGCTTTATCATGCAGCacgaaaatga
- the LOC111783098 gene encoding ATP synthase gamma chain, chloroplastic — MSCSNLTMLVSSKSTVSDASSLSFRSVLSPFNLPSHNPTSSYPTRSWSVTPIHCGLRDLRDRIDSVKNTQKITEAMKLVAAAKVRRAQEAVVNGRPFSEALVEVLYNINEQLQTEDVDVPLTKVRPVKKVALVVVTGDRGLCGGFNNSIIKKAEARISELKELGLEYTVISVGKKGNSYFLRRPYIPVDKFLEGGTLPTAKEAQAIADDVFSLFISEEVDKVELLYTKFVSLVKSDPVIHTLLPLSPKGEICDINGVCVDAAEDEFFRLTTKEGKLTVERDTVRTSTSDFSPILEFEQDPVQILDALLPLYLNSQILRSLQESLASELAARMSAMSSASDNASELKRTLSMVYNRQRQAKITGEILEIVAGANALT; from the coding sequence CCCACAACCCAACCTCATCCTACCCTACCCGATCATGGTCAGTTACCCCAATTCATTGCGGTCTTCGGGATCTCCGAGACCGTATCGATTCAGTGAAGAACACCCAGAAGATCACTGAAGCTATGAAGCTTGTTGCTGCTGCCAAAGTCCGCAGAGCTCAAGAAGCTGTCGTTAATGGAAGACCCTTCTCAGAAGCCTTGGTTGAGGTCCTTTACAACATCAATGAGCAACTTCAAACAGAAGACGTAGATGTTCCTTTAACCAAAGTAAGACCAGTCAAGAAAGTTGCATTAGTTGTTGTCACCGGCGACAGAGGTCTTTGCGGCGGTTTCAACAACTCCATCATCAAGAAAGCTGAAGCCAGAATCTCGGAATTGAAGGAATTGGGTCTTGAGTACACTGTCATCAGCGTTGGCAAAAAGGGTAACTCCTACTTCCTCCGTCGGCCTTACATTCCGGTCGATAAGTTCCTCGAAGGCGGCACGCTTCCGACAGCCAAAGAAGCTCAAGCCATTGCTGATGATGTCTTCTCCCTGTTCATCAGTGAGGAGGTTGACAAAGTAGAGCTTTTGTACACCAAATTCGTGTCATTGGTCAAATCCGACCCTGTTATTCACACCCTTCTTCCGCTGTCGCCCAAGGGCGAGATCTGTGACATAAACGGTGTCTGTGTCGACGCCGCCGAAGATGAATTTTTCAGGTTGACAACAAAGGAAGGGAAGCTGACAGTGGAGAGGGATACGGTGAGGACAAGCACCTCAGATTTCTCCCCAATTTTGGAGTTTGAGCAAGACCCAGTTCAGATCTTGGATGCTTTATTGCCTCTGTATTTGAACAGCCAGATTTTGAGGTCACTGCAGGAGTCACTGGCCAGTGAGCTCGCAGCTAGAATGAGCGCCATGAGCAGTGCAAGTGACAATGCTTCTGAGCTGAAGAGAACTCTGTCGATGGTGTACAACAGACAGCGCCAAGCTAAGATCACTGGAGAAATATTGGAGATTGTTGCTGGTGCTAATGCCTTGACATGA